The following coding sequences lie in one Synergistaceae bacterium genomic window:
- a CDS encoding DUF1538 domain-containing protein, protein MEKILVGKLKESLQAVLPVVAIILFVHLTLAPMSKEILTSMLWGMAFLIVGLTLFSLGTDLAMMPMGQHIGSALLQSRNLALLTGGCFIFGFVVTIAEPDLQIMTHQVPSIPDFTLLVSIAAGVAAFLVLAVLRVLFRFRLSYALIVMYAFTFLIALFSADYLAAAFDASAVTTGPVTVPFLLAMGAGLAAVSGGRESADDNFGICAICSIGPILAVLIAGLFFDPQSTRYEVDVPAAVGGAGALATVFALELVHSLRNVGMVIVPIAGIFMIFQITHLKLSRTELVKIGVGLLYLLFGLTLFLAGVNGGFLPAGKYLGETMGAMEHRWILIPLCLAIGACVVVAEPAVHVLTKQVEEITNGAISRRTLLVGMALGVGLAMSMAMIRILTGLSIWWILLPGYLLALTLTFFAPGFFVGIGFDSGGVAAGAMSAAFVLPFTIGVCRGTGENVALAAFGVVGMIAMMPPVTLQLIGVLYRLRLERAERAAAKIRKNTATNESPGGDSCKNSDVGFPDSEDSAS, encoded by the coding sequence ATGGAAAAAATTCTTGTGGGCAAACTGAAAGAATCTCTGCAGGCAGTCCTGCCGGTCGTCGCCATCATCCTTTTTGTGCATCTGACACTGGCCCCCATGTCGAAGGAGATCCTGACGTCGATGCTTTGGGGAATGGCGTTTCTCATCGTAGGCCTGACGCTTTTTTCTCTCGGAACCGACCTCGCAATGATGCCGATGGGGCAGCATATCGGCTCCGCTCTTTTGCAGTCGCGAAATCTGGCTCTTTTGACAGGAGGCTGCTTCATCTTTGGATTTGTCGTAACCATCGCCGAGCCGGACCTGCAGATCATGACGCATCAGGTCCCCTCAATTCCGGATTTTACGCTGCTGGTCAGCATAGCGGCGGGGGTCGCGGCTTTTCTCGTACTGGCGGTGCTGCGCGTGCTTTTTCGTTTCCGGCTTTCTTACGCGCTGATTGTCATGTACGCTTTCACCTTCCTGATCGCCCTGTTTTCCGCCGACTATCTCGCCGCCGCCTTCGATGCCTCGGCGGTGACGACGGGACCTGTCACCGTTCCGTTTCTTCTGGCTATGGGAGCCGGTCTGGCGGCGGTCAGCGGTGGCAGGGAATCTGCGGACGACAATTTCGGCATATGCGCCATATGTTCCATAGGGCCCATTCTCGCAGTTTTGATCGCAGGGCTTTTTTTCGACCCTCAGAGCACTCGATACGAAGTCGACGTCCCCGCCGCGGTTGGAGGCGCCGGGGCACTGGCGACAGTTTTCGCCCTGGAGCTGGTTCATTCTCTGCGAAACGTGGGAATGGTCATTGTTCCAATCGCAGGTATTTTTATGATCTTTCAAATTACCCATCTCAAACTGTCCCGGACAGAACTGGTCAAAATCGGAGTCGGACTTCTGTATCTGCTTTTCGGGCTCACGCTTTTTCTGGCTGGAGTAAACGGCGGATTTCTTCCGGCAGGAAAGTACCTCGGCGAAACGATGGGAGCGATGGAGCATCGATGGATTCTGATTCCCCTTTGCCTGGCAATCGGCGCCTGCGTCGTCGTCGCGGAACCTGCCGTCCACGTTCTGACGAAACAGGTCGAAGAAATAACGAACGGCGCCATTTCCAGACGCACCCTGCTTGTTGGAATGGCACTGGGCGTCGGGCTGGCGATGTCCATGGCGATGATTCGCATACTGACCGGACTCTCGATCTGGTGGATACTGCTGCCGGGCTATCTGCTGGCGCTGACTCTGACGTTTTTCGCCCCGGGATTTTTCGTGGGCATCGGGTTCGACTCAGGAGGCGTCGCCGCGGGAGCCATGAGCGCAGCCTTCGTTTTGCCCTTCACCATCGGAGTTTGCCGGGGAACCGGAGAAAATGTGGCCCTCGCGGCCTTCGGCGTGGTGGGGATGATCGCCATGATGCCGCCCGTCACTCTGCAGCTGATCGGCGTTCTTTACCGCCTGCGGCTCGAAAGAGCGGAACGCGCGGCCGCGAAGATCCGGAAAAACACAGCGACGAACGAAAGCCCGGGCGGAGATTCATGTAAAAATTCAGACGTCGGTTTTCCTGACTCAGAGGACTCCGCCTCCTGA
- a CDS encoding response regulator transcription factor translates to MVLKDRILIVEDENSISHFMATILTSNNYDVLIAHTGAEAYTMITSQSPDLILLDLGLPDIDGLSIIKTIREWSQIPVVVVSARMHERDKVTALDTGADDYITKPFGPSELLARIRTALRHTRGLRPDVARTGKYQVADLVIDYNKHQVFIAGVNVRLTQNEYKIISLLGRYAGKVITYDYLLKEIWGPGLTGNNQILRVNMANIRRKIEKNPAEPEYIFTEAGVGYRLREDD, encoded by the coding sequence ATGGTTCTTAAAGATCGCATTCTGATCGTGGAGGACGAAAACAGCATCAGCCATTTTATGGCGACCATCCTGACATCCAACAACTACGACGTGCTCATCGCGCATACCGGAGCGGAAGCCTACACAATGATCACGTCTCAGTCTCCTGATTTGATTTTGCTTGATTTGGGACTTCCGGACATCGATGGCCTTTCCATCATCAAAACAATCCGGGAGTGGTCTCAAATTCCTGTCGTGGTCGTTTCCGCCAGAATGCACGAACGGGACAAGGTAACGGCCCTTGACACGGGAGCCGACGACTATATCACGAAACCTTTCGGACCGTCGGAGCTGCTGGCCCGAATTCGCACAGCGCTTCGACATACCCGGGGACTCCGGCCGGATGTGGCCCGGACGGGAAAATATCAGGTCGCCGATCTTGTGATCGATTACAACAAACATCAGGTGTTCATCGCGGGAGTCAACGTCCGCCTGACGCAGAACGAATATAAAATCATCTCTCTGCTGGGCCGGTATGCCGGCAAGGTCATTACATACGATTATCTGCTGAAGGAAATCTGGGGTCCCGGTTTAACTGGCAACAACCAGATTCTCAGGGTAAATATGGCGAACATCAGACGCAAAATCGAGAAAAATCCGGCCGAACCGGAGTACATTTTCACGGAGGCCGGAGTCGGCTATCGACTGCGGGAAGACGACTGA
- a CDS encoding TRAP transporter small permease, which translates to MLKKALDRFLEWMSSLFFAGLIAVVLLQVYARMFLPKSPHWTEEASRFLMLYMVAFAAGLAAKERAYVNVDVFINLIRGRLRLLIQLFIDLLTIALMAATVWYGWKNALVGRIQTSASLEIPMQWIFASMVLHSGSILLYTVMLVFEDFKFLMTGGASHGDTALS; encoded by the coding sequence ATGCTTAAAAAAGCACTGGATCGCTTTTTGGAATGGATGTCCTCCCTGTTCTTCGCCGGGCTCATCGCCGTGGTGCTGCTGCAGGTTTACGCAAGAATGTTTCTGCCCAAATCCCCCCACTGGACGGAGGAGGCCTCCCGTTTTCTGATGCTCTACATGGTGGCCTTCGCCGCGGGGCTGGCCGCGAAAGAACGGGCCTACGTCAACGTGGACGTGTTCATCAACCTCATCAGAGGCCGTCTGCGACTCCTGATCCAGCTCTTCATCGACCTTCTGACCATCGCTTTGATGGCCGCCACGGTGTGGTATGGCTGGAAAAACGCTCTTGTGGGCAGAATTCAAACCTCGGCATCCCTGGAAATCCCCATGCAGTGGATTTTCGCCAGTATGGTCCTGCACTCCGGAAGCATTCTGCTCTATACGGTTATGCTCGTGTTCGAAGATTTCAAATTTCTTATGACAGGAGGCGCCAGTCATGGTGACACTGCTCTTTCTTAG
- a CDS encoding Veg family protein — MARTLMSIKDEIISYKGQRVRCRTSKGRNRMEETQGILLDAYPKLFTMYVESRASTVSFSYAEILTREVELEIVPSI, encoded by the coding sequence ATGGCGAGAACCCTCATGTCTATTAAAGATGAGATCATTTCTTACAAGGGTCAGCGAGTCCGGTGTCGTACGTCGAAGGGCCGTAACCGGATGGAAGAAACTCAGGGTATTTTACTGGATGCGTACCCGAAACTTTTTACCATGTATGTGGAATCGAGAGCCAGTACCGTTTCTTTCAGTTATGCGGAAATTCTGACGAGAGAAGTCGAACTTGAAATAGTTCCTTCAATTTAA
- a CDS encoding DUF4118 domain-containing protein, whose translation MKKNLLPCLSLKDLLTTVAAIAISSSFCSVLGLFSSSDIHVPLIFVLTVLVISRLTEGYFYGIFTSITAVFLVNYVFTYPYFAFNFTLGGYPLIFLTMLAVSIITSTLTTQIKQQEKLRVETEKEKLRANLLRAISHDLRTPLTSIVGSTSVILEDETRLSGAQKQALLREVRDDALWLIRMVENLLAITRMGGDATIHKQPEILEELIGSATHKFRKKHPDTPLQVSIPDAPIFLPLDIILIEQVLTNLLENAVIHGKNLTHINLSAAVEGRRIIFSVENDGEEIDKGLLPHLFDGYFARVDKTTETGNRRNMGIGLSVCASIVRAHGGDISAENITSGGVLFRFSLPLEEKMPHGS comes from the coding sequence ATGAAAAAGAATCTTCTCCCCTGTTTGTCCCTCAAAGATCTGCTGACGACCGTCGCCGCAATTGCGATTTCCTCTTCGTTCTGCAGCGTTCTGGGTCTTTTCAGCAGTTCGGATATTCATGTGCCGCTGATTTTCGTGTTGACCGTTCTGGTGATTTCCAGGCTGACGGAGGGGTATTTTTATGGCATTTTTACTTCAATCACCGCTGTATTTCTCGTCAATTACGTGTTCACCTACCCCTATTTCGCCTTCAACTTCACCCTCGGCGGCTATCCGCTGATCTTTCTCACCATGCTGGCAGTGTCGATCATCACCAGCACCCTCACCACCCAGATCAAACAGCAGGAAAAACTGCGGGTTGAAACGGAAAAGGAAAAACTGCGCGCCAATTTGCTGCGAGCAATTTCCCACGATCTGAGAACTCCGCTGACCTCCATCGTCGGCTCCACTTCCGTGATTCTTGAAGACGAAACCCGTCTCTCCGGCGCTCAAAAGCAGGCGCTGCTTCGGGAAGTGCGGGACGATGCCCTGTGGCTCATTCGCATGGTGGAAAATCTTCTGGCTATTACGCGCATGGGAGGAGACGCCACGATTCACAAACAGCCGGAAATTCTGGAAGAGCTGATCGGATCGGCAACTCATAAATTCAGAAAAAAACATCCTGACACTCCCCTGCAGGTTTCTATTCCGGACGCTCCGATTTTCCTCCCCCTGGACATCATTCTCATTGAGCAGGTTTTGACGAACCTCCTGGAAAACGCCGTCATTCACGGGAAAAACCTGACTCATATCAATCTGTCCGCCGCTGTGGAAGGGCGCAGGATCATTTTTTCCGTGGAAAACGACGGGGAGGAAATTGATAAAGGGCTGTTGCCCCACCTTTTCGACGGGTACTTTGCCAGAGTCGATAAAACGACAGAAACCGGCAACAGGCGCAATATGGGAATCGGCCTTTCCGTCTGCGCCTCGATCGTCAGGGCGCACGGCGGAGATATTTCAGCGGAAAATATAACATCCGGCGGAGTGCTTTTCCGTTTTTCTCTGCCCCTGGAGGAGAAGATGCCGCATGGTTCTTAA